Proteins from a genomic interval of Nematostella vectensis chromosome 5, jaNemVect1.1, whole genome shotgun sequence:
- the LOC5517812 gene encoding myotrophin, with the protein MAPYRKESKVSADEEFLMGRALMNNDVESFSLMLKTVDFDINEPCMDGYYMLHRAASAGSATCLKYLIKKGADVNVTDINGLTPLDLAVLEGEFDCATYLIRSGACINNIKNGWKVTSPGTKPLLAKLVQRKSST; encoded by the coding sequence ATGGCGCCGTACAGAAAGGAGTCTAAGGTTTCTGCTGATGAAGAATTTCTGATGGGAAGAGCACTTATGAATAACGACGTGGAGTCGTTTAGTTTGATGCTCAAGACAGTTGATTTTGATATAAATGAACCGTGCATGGATGGGTACTACATGCTACATCGCGCTGCTTCGGCTGGTAGCGCAACTTGTCTGAagtatttgataaaaaaaggcGCAGATGTGAATGTCACAGACATCAATGGACTTACACCGCTGGATCTGGCGGTCCTGGAAGGGGAGTTTGACTGCGCTACTTATTTGATTCGTAGCGGTGCGTGCATCAATAATATCAAGAATGGATGGAAAGTGACGAGTCCAGGAACAAAGCCTCTTCTCGCAAAGTTAGTACAG